A stretch of Manis javanica isolate MJ-LG chromosome 1, MJ_LKY, whole genome shotgun sequence DNA encodes these proteins:
- the DAB2 gene encoding disabled homolog 2 isoform X2: protein MSNEVETSTTNGQPDQQAAPKAPSKKEKKKGSEKTDEYLLARFKGDGVKYKAKLIGIDDVPDARGDKMSQDSMMKLKGMAAAGRSQGQHKQRIWVNISLSGIKIIDEKTGVIEHEHPVNKISFIARDVTDNRAFGYVCGGEGQHQFFAIKTGQQAEPLVIDLKDLFQVIYNVKKKEEEKKKVEEANKAVENGSETLLTLDDQANKLKLESKDILLVDLNSEIDTNQNSLRENPFLNGITSCSLPRPKPQASFLPENAFSANLNFFPTPNPDPFSDDPFAQPDQSTPSSFDSVKSPDQKKEKLSSLSTPLSNGPLNGDVDYFGQQFDQISNRTGKQEAQAGPWSFSSMQTQPAVRTQNGVSEREQNGFHVKPSPNPFVGSPPKGLPVPNGVKQDLESSVQSSPHDSIAIIPPPQSTKPGRGRRTAKSPANDLLASDIFAPPVSEPPGQTSPTGQSATLQTNPLDLFKTSASAPAGPLTGLGGMPVAPPQAGPWSPSSLVFTQPTSVVPGAVMGGQSSGFGQPIIFNTNPAVPGWNQPSASPPAPAVWGPSASVAPNTWSSTSPLGNPFQSNIFPAAAQPASMLSSLLATPPQPPPRTGPPKDISSDAFTALDPLGDKEVKEVKEMFKNFQLRQPPAVPARKGEQTSSGTSSAFSHYFNSRVGIPQENADQDDFDANQLLKKISEPPKPAPRQGAMPVTKSADNAFENPFSNDPFSSSQASMTSSQPTSPDVHKDPFGNPFA, encoded by the exons ATGTCTAACGAAGTAGAAACGAGTACAACTAATGGTCAGCCAGACCAACAGGCTGCACCCAAAGCACCAtcgaagaaggaaaagaagaaag gcTCTGAAAAGACCGATGAGTATCTTTTGGCCAGATTCAAAGGTGATGGTGTAAAATACAAAGCCAAGCTAATTGGCATCGATGATGTGCCAGATGCAAGAGGGGATAAAATGAGCCAAGATTCTATGATGAAACTAAAG GGAATGGCAGCGGCTGGCCGGTCTCAGGGACAGCACAAACAAAGGATCTGGGTTAACATTTCCCTTTCTGGGATAAAAATAattgatgagaaaactggg GTAATAGAGCATGAACATCCAGTAAATAAGATTTCTTTCATTGCTCGTGATGTGACAGACAACCGGGCATTTGGCTATGTGTGTGGAGGAGAAGGCCAGCACCAGTTTTTTGCCATAAAAACAGGGCAACAG GCCGAACCATTAGTCATTGATCTTAAAGACCTTTTTCAAGTTAtctataatgtaaaaaaaaaagaagaagaaaagaaaaag GTGGAAGAAGCCAACAAAGCAGTAGAG AATGGAAGTGAGACCCTGCTGACTCTTGATGACCAAGCTAACAAACTGAAATTG GAAAGCAAAGATATCCTGTTAGTGGATCTAAACTCTGAAATCGACACCAATCAGAATtctttaagagaaaatccatTCTTAAATGGCATCACCTCCTGCTCTCTTCCGCGACCAAAGCCTCAGGCATCTTTCTTACCTGAAAATGCCTTTTCTGCCAATCTCAACTTCTTTCCCACCCCTAATCCTGACCCTTTCAGTGACGATCCTTTTGCACAGCCAGATCAATCGACACCCTCTTCGTTTGATTCTGTCAAATCTCCAGATCAGAAGAAAGAGAAGTTGAGTAGCTTGTCTACTCCACTGAGTAATGGGCCCCTGAATGGGGATGTTGATTACTTTGGTCAGCAGTTTGACCAGATCTCTAACCGGACTGGCAAACAGGAAGCTCAGGCAGGCCCGTGGTCCTTTTCAAGTATGCAAACACAGCCAGCAGTGAGAACTCAAAATGGGGTATCTGAAAGAGAGCAGAACGGCTTCCATGTCAAACCCTCCCCGAACCCTTTTGTGGGAAGCCCTCCCAAAGGACTGCCTGTACCGAATGGCGTAAAACAGGACTTGGAAAGCTCTGTCCAGTCCTCACCACATGACTCCATAGCCATTATCCCACCTCCACAAAGTACCAAACCAGGAAGAGGCAGAAGAACCGCTAAG TCTCCGGCAAATGACTTGCTTGCATCAGACATCTTTGCTCCTCCCGTCTCAGAACCTCCAGGCCAGACATCACCAACAGGACAATCCGCAACCCTACAGACCAACCCTCTCGATCTCTTCAAGACAAGTGCTTCTGCCCCAGCAGGACCCCTTACAGGTCTAG GTGGCATGCCAGTTGCACCCCCTCAGGCAGGACCATGGAGCCCATCATCTTTAGTCTTCACTCAGCCTACTTCCGTGGTCCCGGGAGCCGTGATGGGTGGTCAATCCTCAGGATTCGGGCAGCCCATCATCTTTAACACAAACCCAGCTGTTCCAGGTTGGAACCAGCCTTCTGcttcccctccagcccctgctgtTTGGGGCCCATCAGCATCTGTGGCACCCAACACATGGTCATCAACAAGCCCTTTGGGGAATCCTTTCCAGAGCAATATTTTTCCAGCTGCTGCGCAGCCTGCTTCcatgctctcctctctcctggccactCCTCCTCAACCACCTCCCAGAACTGGCCCTCCAAAGGACATCTCCAGCGATGCCTTCACTGCCTTGGACCCACTTGGGGATAAAGAAGTAAAGGAAGTGAAGGAAATGTTTAAGAACTTCCAACTGCGGCAGCCCCCTGCGGTGCCCGCAAGGAAGGGAGAGCAGACTTCCTCCGGGACTTCAAGTGCCTTCTCCCATTATTTCAACAGCAGAGTTGGCATTCCTCAGGAGAATGCGGACCAGGATGACTTTGATGCTAATCAGCTGCTGAAAAAGATCAGTG AACCACCAAAGCCAGCTCCCAGACAAGGTGCCATGCCAGTTACCAAATCTGCTGACAATGCATTTGAGAACCCTTTCTCTAATGATCCTTTCAGTTCATCACAAGCCTCT ATGACTTCTTCTCAACCCACATCTCCTGATGTACATAAGGATCCTTTTGGAAATCCTTTTGCCTAG
- the DAB2 gene encoding disabled homolog 2 isoform X1: MSNEVETSTTNGQPDQQAAPKAPSKKEKKKGSEKTDEYLLARFKGDGVKYKAKLIGIDDVPDARGDKMSQDSMMKLKGMAAAGRSQGQHKQRIWVNISLSGIKIIDEKTGVIEHEHPVNKISFIARDVTDNRAFGYVCGGEGQHQFFAIKTGQQAEPLVIDLKDLFQVIYNVKKKEEEKKKVEEANKAVENGSETLLTLDDQANKLKLGVDQMDLFGDMSTPPDLNSPTESKDILLVDLNSEIDTNQNSLRENPFLNGITSCSLPRPKPQASFLPENAFSANLNFFPTPNPDPFSDDPFAQPDQSTPSSFDSVKSPDQKKEKLSSLSTPLSNGPLNGDVDYFGQQFDQISNRTGKQEAQAGPWSFSSMQTQPAVRTQNGVSEREQNGFHVKPSPNPFVGSPPKGLPVPNGVKQDLESSVQSSPHDSIAIIPPPQSTKPGRGRRTAKSPANDLLASDIFAPPVSEPPGQTSPTGQSATLQTNPLDLFKTSASAPAGPLTGLGGMPVAPPQAGPWSPSSLVFTQPTSVVPGAVMGGQSSGFGQPIIFNTNPAVPGWNQPSASPPAPAVWGPSASVAPNTWSSTSPLGNPFQSNIFPAAAQPASMLSSLLATPPQPPPRTGPPKDISSDAFTALDPLGDKEVKEVKEMFKNFQLRQPPAVPARKGEQTSSGTSSAFSHYFNSRVGIPQENADQDDFDANQLLKKISEPPKPAPRQGAMPVTKSADNAFENPFSNDPFSSSQASMTSSQPTSPDVHKDPFGNPFA, encoded by the exons ATGTCTAACGAAGTAGAAACGAGTACAACTAATGGTCAGCCAGACCAACAGGCTGCACCCAAAGCACCAtcgaagaaggaaaagaagaaag gcTCTGAAAAGACCGATGAGTATCTTTTGGCCAGATTCAAAGGTGATGGTGTAAAATACAAAGCCAAGCTAATTGGCATCGATGATGTGCCAGATGCAAGAGGGGATAAAATGAGCCAAGATTCTATGATGAAACTAAAG GGAATGGCAGCGGCTGGCCGGTCTCAGGGACAGCACAAACAAAGGATCTGGGTTAACATTTCCCTTTCTGGGATAAAAATAattgatgagaaaactggg GTAATAGAGCATGAACATCCAGTAAATAAGATTTCTTTCATTGCTCGTGATGTGACAGACAACCGGGCATTTGGCTATGTGTGTGGAGGAGAAGGCCAGCACCAGTTTTTTGCCATAAAAACAGGGCAACAG GCCGAACCATTAGTCATTGATCTTAAAGACCTTTTTCAAGTTAtctataatgtaaaaaaaaaagaagaagaaaagaaaaag GTGGAAGAAGCCAACAAAGCAGTAGAG AATGGAAGTGAGACCCTGCTGACTCTTGATGACCAAGCTAACAAACTGAAATTG GGTGTTGACCAGATGGATTTGTTTGGGGACATGTCTACACCTCCTGACCTAAATAGTCCAACA GAAAGCAAAGATATCCTGTTAGTGGATCTAAACTCTGAAATCGACACCAATCAGAATtctttaagagaaaatccatTCTTAAATGGCATCACCTCCTGCTCTCTTCCGCGACCAAAGCCTCAGGCATCTTTCTTACCTGAAAATGCCTTTTCTGCCAATCTCAACTTCTTTCCCACCCCTAATCCTGACCCTTTCAGTGACGATCCTTTTGCACAGCCAGATCAATCGACACCCTCTTCGTTTGATTCTGTCAAATCTCCAGATCAGAAGAAAGAGAAGTTGAGTAGCTTGTCTACTCCACTGAGTAATGGGCCCCTGAATGGGGATGTTGATTACTTTGGTCAGCAGTTTGACCAGATCTCTAACCGGACTGGCAAACAGGAAGCTCAGGCAGGCCCGTGGTCCTTTTCAAGTATGCAAACACAGCCAGCAGTGAGAACTCAAAATGGGGTATCTGAAAGAGAGCAGAACGGCTTCCATGTCAAACCCTCCCCGAACCCTTTTGTGGGAAGCCCTCCCAAAGGACTGCCTGTACCGAATGGCGTAAAACAGGACTTGGAAAGCTCTGTCCAGTCCTCACCACATGACTCCATAGCCATTATCCCACCTCCACAAAGTACCAAACCAGGAAGAGGCAGAAGAACCGCTAAG TCTCCGGCAAATGACTTGCTTGCATCAGACATCTTTGCTCCTCCCGTCTCAGAACCTCCAGGCCAGACATCACCAACAGGACAATCCGCAACCCTACAGACCAACCCTCTCGATCTCTTCAAGACAAGTGCTTCTGCCCCAGCAGGACCCCTTACAGGTCTAG GTGGCATGCCAGTTGCACCCCCTCAGGCAGGACCATGGAGCCCATCATCTTTAGTCTTCACTCAGCCTACTTCCGTGGTCCCGGGAGCCGTGATGGGTGGTCAATCCTCAGGATTCGGGCAGCCCATCATCTTTAACACAAACCCAGCTGTTCCAGGTTGGAACCAGCCTTCTGcttcccctccagcccctgctgtTTGGGGCCCATCAGCATCTGTGGCACCCAACACATGGTCATCAACAAGCCCTTTGGGGAATCCTTTCCAGAGCAATATTTTTCCAGCTGCTGCGCAGCCTGCTTCcatgctctcctctctcctggccactCCTCCTCAACCACCTCCCAGAACTGGCCCTCCAAAGGACATCTCCAGCGATGCCTTCACTGCCTTGGACCCACTTGGGGATAAAGAAGTAAAGGAAGTGAAGGAAATGTTTAAGAACTTCCAACTGCGGCAGCCCCCTGCGGTGCCCGCAAGGAAGGGAGAGCAGACTTCCTCCGGGACTTCAAGTGCCTTCTCCCATTATTTCAACAGCAGAGTTGGCATTCCTCAGGAGAATGCGGACCAGGATGACTTTGATGCTAATCAGCTGCTGAAAAAGATCAGTG AACCACCAAAGCCAGCTCCCAGACAAGGTGCCATGCCAGTTACCAAATCTGCTGACAATGCATTTGAGAACCCTTTCTCTAATGATCCTTTCAGTTCATCACAAGCCTCT ATGACTTCTTCTCAACCCACATCTCCTGATGTACATAAGGATCCTTTTGGAAATCCTTTTGCCTAG
- the DAB2 gene encoding disabled homolog 2 isoform X3, whose protein sequence is MSNEVETSTTNGQPDQQAAPKAPSKKEKKKGSEKTDEYLLARFKGDGVKYKAKLIGIDDVPDARGDKMSQDSMMKLKGMAAAGRSQGQHKQRIWVNISLSGIKIIDEKTGVIEHEHPVNKISFIARDVTDNRAFGYVCGGEGQHQFFAIKTGQQAEPLVIDLKDLFQVIYNVKKKEEEKKKVEEANKAVENGSETLLTLDDQANKLKLGVDQMDLFGDMSTPPDLNSPTSPANDLLASDIFAPPVSEPPGQTSPTGQSATLQTNPLDLFKTSASAPAGPLTGLGGMPVAPPQAGPWSPSSLVFTQPTSVVPGAVMGGQSSGFGQPIIFNTNPAVPGWNQPSASPPAPAVWGPSASVAPNTWSSTSPLGNPFQSNIFPAAAQPASMLSSLLATPPQPPPRTGPPKDISSDAFTALDPLGDKEVKEVKEMFKNFQLRQPPAVPARKGEQTSSGTSSAFSHYFNSRVGIPQENADQDDFDANQLLKKISEPPKPAPRQGAMPVTKSADNAFENPFSNDPFSSSQASMTSSQPTSPDVHKDPFGNPFA, encoded by the exons ATGTCTAACGAAGTAGAAACGAGTACAACTAATGGTCAGCCAGACCAACAGGCTGCACCCAAAGCACCAtcgaagaaggaaaagaagaaag gcTCTGAAAAGACCGATGAGTATCTTTTGGCCAGATTCAAAGGTGATGGTGTAAAATACAAAGCCAAGCTAATTGGCATCGATGATGTGCCAGATGCAAGAGGGGATAAAATGAGCCAAGATTCTATGATGAAACTAAAG GGAATGGCAGCGGCTGGCCGGTCTCAGGGACAGCACAAACAAAGGATCTGGGTTAACATTTCCCTTTCTGGGATAAAAATAattgatgagaaaactggg GTAATAGAGCATGAACATCCAGTAAATAAGATTTCTTTCATTGCTCGTGATGTGACAGACAACCGGGCATTTGGCTATGTGTGTGGAGGAGAAGGCCAGCACCAGTTTTTTGCCATAAAAACAGGGCAACAG GCCGAACCATTAGTCATTGATCTTAAAGACCTTTTTCAAGTTAtctataatgtaaaaaaaaaagaagaagaaaagaaaaag GTGGAAGAAGCCAACAAAGCAGTAGAG AATGGAAGTGAGACCCTGCTGACTCTTGATGACCAAGCTAACAAACTGAAATTG GGTGTTGACCAGATGGATTTGTTTGGGGACATGTCTACACCTCCTGACCTAAATAGTCCAACA TCTCCGGCAAATGACTTGCTTGCATCAGACATCTTTGCTCCTCCCGTCTCAGAACCTCCAGGCCAGACATCACCAACAGGACAATCCGCAACCCTACAGACCAACCCTCTCGATCTCTTCAAGACAAGTGCTTCTGCCCCAGCAGGACCCCTTACAGGTCTAG GTGGCATGCCAGTTGCACCCCCTCAGGCAGGACCATGGAGCCCATCATCTTTAGTCTTCACTCAGCCTACTTCCGTGGTCCCGGGAGCCGTGATGGGTGGTCAATCCTCAGGATTCGGGCAGCCCATCATCTTTAACACAAACCCAGCTGTTCCAGGTTGGAACCAGCCTTCTGcttcccctccagcccctgctgtTTGGGGCCCATCAGCATCTGTGGCACCCAACACATGGTCATCAACAAGCCCTTTGGGGAATCCTTTCCAGAGCAATATTTTTCCAGCTGCTGCGCAGCCTGCTTCcatgctctcctctctcctggccactCCTCCTCAACCACCTCCCAGAACTGGCCCTCCAAAGGACATCTCCAGCGATGCCTTCACTGCCTTGGACCCACTTGGGGATAAAGAAGTAAAGGAAGTGAAGGAAATGTTTAAGAACTTCCAACTGCGGCAGCCCCCTGCGGTGCCCGCAAGGAAGGGAGAGCAGACTTCCTCCGGGACTTCAAGTGCCTTCTCCCATTATTTCAACAGCAGAGTTGGCATTCCTCAGGAGAATGCGGACCAGGATGACTTTGATGCTAATCAGCTGCTGAAAAAGATCAGTG AACCACCAAAGCCAGCTCCCAGACAAGGTGCCATGCCAGTTACCAAATCTGCTGACAATGCATTTGAGAACCCTTTCTCTAATGATCCTTTCAGTTCATCACAAGCCTCT ATGACTTCTTCTCAACCCACATCTCCTGATGTACATAAGGATCCTTTTGGAAATCCTTTTGCCTAG